Proteins encoded within one genomic window of Streptomyces sp. NBC_00523:
- a CDS encoding metal-sensitive transcriptional regulator, whose amino-acid sequence MTTTEAMGTGPSPDAAPGAAPVEAIVTDHDRGIHGYHHQKAEHLKRLRRIEGQIRGLQRMVDEDVYCIDILTQVSASTKALQSFALQLLEEHLRHCVADAALKGGDEVDAKVEEATKAIARLLRT is encoded by the coding sequence ATGACCACCACCGAGGCCATGGGGACCGGGCCCTCACCGGACGCGGCACCCGGCGCCGCCCCCGTGGAAGCGATCGTCACCGACCACGACCGCGGAATACACGGCTACCACCACCAGAAGGCCGAACACCTCAAACGCCTGCGCCGCATCGAGGGCCAGATCCGCGGCCTCCAGCGCATGGTGGACGAGGACGTCTACTGCATCGACATACTCACCCAGGTCTCGGCGTCCACCAAGGCGCTCCAGTCCTTCGCGCTCCAGCTCCTGGAGGAGCACCTGCGGCACTGCGTCGCCGACGCGGCCCTCAAGGGCGGCGACGAGGTCGACGCGAAGGTCGAGGAGGCCACCAAGGCCATCGCCCGCCTGCTGCGCACCTGA
- a CDS encoding phosphatase PAP2 family protein: MAGLALDGSNPDVSLLYDINGLAKSAPTWFDRVMEFVGEYGIMFGMVLVVLWCWWSVRRRGTAEDSVSAVAGLVWAPLAAGIALLINIPIRGFVERPRPFKDHSGLDVLVDGKNDFSFVSDHATMAMALGVGLFVAHRKFGIAAIGLALLEGFCRVYMGVHYPTDVVGGFALGTAVALLLAPLAMMLLTPLVAAVSRSARLGPLVRSRRPRTADSGRDDALGIPEPRPGSRGGGTDGEKGLAA; the protein is encoded by the coding sequence ATGGCTGGACTCGCACTGGATGGGTCGAACCCCGACGTCAGCCTGCTCTACGACATCAACGGGCTCGCCAAGTCCGCTCCCACCTGGTTCGACCGGGTCATGGAGTTCGTCGGAGAGTACGGGATCATGTTCGGCATGGTCCTCGTGGTCCTGTGGTGCTGGTGGAGCGTTCGCCGGCGCGGCACGGCCGAGGACTCCGTGTCGGCGGTGGCCGGGCTCGTCTGGGCCCCGCTCGCGGCCGGGATCGCCCTGCTCATCAACATCCCGATCCGTGGCTTCGTGGAACGGCCGCGGCCGTTCAAGGACCACTCCGGGCTCGATGTCCTGGTGGACGGGAAGAACGACTTCTCGTTCGTCAGCGACCACGCCACGATGGCGATGGCCCTCGGCGTCGGGCTCTTCGTCGCCCACCGGAAGTTCGGCATCGCGGCCATCGGGCTCGCCCTGCTGGAAGGCTTCTGCCGGGTCTACATGGGCGTCCACTACCCGACGGACGTCGTCGGCGGCTTCGCCCTCGGTACGGCCGTCGCGCTGCTCCTCGCGCCCCTGGCGATGATGCTGCTGACGCCCCTCGTGGCGGCCGTCTCCCGGTCCGCCCGCCTCGGCCCCCTCGTCCGCTCGCGCCGTCCCCGGACGGCGGACTCCGGCCGGGACGACGCGCTCGGGATCCCCGAGCCGCGCCCCGGTTCGCGCGGTGGCGGGACCGACGGCGAGAAGGGCCTCGCGGCCTGA
- a CDS encoding FAD-binding oxidoreductase, with protein MTPPNRRTLLAAGAAVLTGATATACEGTDTTDPAPGDTTAASRPASSPAPSASKPSGPADWSALGKSLDGPLIRPGDTAYATARQLYNTRFDGQKPAGIAYVRHEDDIRECLAFARRASVPVAIRSGGHSYAGWSSGNGRLVIDVASLNRVEANGTIGAGAKLLDVYEGLATHGVTIPGGSCPTVGISGLTLGGGHGVAARAYGLTCDSLTAATLVTADGRTVTADAKRDPDLFWALRGAGNGNFGVVTSLRFRTHSAPRTVTAYMSWPWSRARNVITAWQEWGPAQPDEIWSAAHLDAGPGGSNPTVSVSAFSLGTYGDLQNAVDRLADRIGAPASSVSLRRRDYREAMLVYAGCSGLTDAQCHLPGTTPGRTSQGALQRETYAAASDFYDRSLPPAGVSALLEAVLAFTRLAPGQGGGGSVALTALGGAVNRVDPGATAFVHRRSRMLAQYIGAWRPGAPGTAQQKWLKETHAAMRPYASGAAYQNYTDPSLTNWRSAYYGSGAARLAQVKKRYDPEGLFTYAQGV; from the coding sequence ATGACCCCGCCGAACCGGCGCACGCTCCTCGCGGCGGGCGCCGCCGTCCTCACCGGTGCCACCGCCACCGCCTGCGAGGGCACCGACACGACGGACCCGGCCCCCGGCGACACCACGGCCGCCAGCAGGCCCGCGTCGTCCCCGGCCCCCTCGGCGTCCAAACCCTCCGGCCCGGCCGACTGGTCCGCACTCGGCAAGAGCCTCGACGGGCCGCTGATCCGCCCCGGCGACACCGCGTACGCGACCGCCCGTCAGCTCTACAACACCCGCTTCGACGGCCAGAAACCGGCCGGGATCGCCTATGTCCGGCACGAGGACGACATCCGCGAGTGCCTGGCCTTCGCCCGCCGCGCCTCCGTGCCGGTCGCGATCCGCAGCGGCGGCCACTCGTACGCCGGCTGGTCGAGCGGCAACGGCCGCCTGGTGATTGACGTCGCGTCACTCAACCGCGTCGAGGCGAACGGCACGATCGGCGCCGGCGCCAAGCTCCTCGACGTCTACGAGGGCCTGGCCACGCACGGCGTGACGATCCCCGGCGGCTCCTGCCCCACGGTCGGCATCTCCGGTCTCACCCTCGGCGGCGGCCACGGCGTCGCCGCCCGCGCCTACGGCCTGACCTGCGACAGCCTCACCGCCGCCACCCTCGTCACGGCCGACGGCCGCACGGTGACCGCCGACGCCAAACGCGACCCGGACCTCTTCTGGGCCCTGCGCGGCGCGGGCAACGGCAACTTCGGCGTCGTCACGAGCCTCCGCTTCCGTACGCACTCCGCCCCCCGGACGGTCACCGCGTACATGTCCTGGCCCTGGTCGCGTGCCCGGAACGTCATCACCGCCTGGCAGGAGTGGGGCCCGGCCCAGCCCGACGAGATCTGGTCCGCCGCGCACCTCGACGCCGGGCCGGGCGGCAGCAACCCGACGGTCTCGGTCTCGGCGTTCAGCCTCGGCACGTACGGGGACCTGCAGAACGCCGTCGACCGCCTCGCCGACCGCATCGGCGCCCCCGCCTCCTCGGTCTCGCTGCGCCGCCGCGACTACCGGGAGGCGATGCTCGTGTACGCGGGCTGCTCGGGCCTCACGGACGCGCAGTGCCACCTGCCGGGGACCACGCCGGGCCGCACCTCGCAGGGCGCCCTCCAGCGCGAGACGTACGCCGCCGCCTCCGACTTCTACGACCGCTCACTGCCCCCGGCGGGCGTGTCGGCCCTGCTCGAAGCGGTCCTGGCGTTCACCCGCCTCGCCCCCGGCCAGGGCGGCGGCGGTTCGGTCGCGCTGACCGCGCTGGGCGGGGCGGTGAACCGGGTGGACCCGGGGGCCACCGCGTTCGTCCACCGCCGCTCCCGGATGCTCGCCCAGTACATCGGGGCCTGGCGGCCCGGGGCCCCGGGAACCGCCCAGCAGAAGTGGCTGAAAGAAACCCATGCGGCGATGCGCCCGTACGCCTCCGGGGCGGCGTACCAGAACTACACGGACCCGTCCCTCACCAACTGGCGCTCCGCGTACTACGGCTCGGGGGCGGCGCGCCTGGCCCAGGTGAAGAAGCGGTACGACCCGGAGGGGCTGTTCACGTACGCGCAGGGGGTGTGA
- the pstB gene encoding phosphate ABC transporter ATP-binding protein PstB encodes MAKRIDVSGLSAYYGSHKAIDDISMTIEPRSVTAFIGPSGCGKSTFLRTLNRMHEVTPGGRVEGKVLLDDENLYGTHVDPVTVRRTVGMVFQRPNPFPTMSIFDNVAAGLRLNGSYRKSALNDVVEKSLRGANLWNEVKDRLNKPGSGLSGGQQQRLCIARAIAVEPDVLLMDEPCSALDPISTLAIEDLVGELKERFTIVIVTHNMQQAARVSDRTAFFNLAAVGKPGKLIEIDETERIFSNPSVQATEDYISGRFG; translated from the coding sequence ATGGCCAAGCGCATTGACGTCAGCGGACTGTCGGCCTACTACGGCAGCCACAAGGCGATAGACGACATCTCCATGACCATCGAGCCCCGCTCGGTGACCGCCTTCATCGGCCCCTCCGGCTGCGGCAAGTCCACCTTCCTGCGCACCCTGAACCGGATGCACGAGGTCACCCCCGGCGGCCGCGTCGAGGGCAAGGTGCTCCTGGACGACGAGAACCTGTACGGGACGCACGTCGACCCGGTGACCGTACGCCGTACGGTCGGCATGGTCTTCCAGCGCCCGAACCCCTTCCCCACCATGTCGATCTTCGACAACGTGGCGGCGGGCCTGCGCCTCAACGGCTCGTACCGCAAGAGCGCCCTCAACGACGTCGTGGAGAAGTCCCTGCGCGGCGCGAACCTGTGGAACGAGGTCAAGGACCGGCTGAACAAGCCCGGCTCCGGCCTCTCCGGCGGCCAGCAGCAGCGCCTGTGCATCGCCCGCGCGATCGCCGTCGAGCCGGACGTGCTGCTGATGGACGAGCCGTGCTCCGCCCTCGACCCGATCTCCACCCTCGCCATCGAGGACCTGGTCGGCGAGCTCAAGGAGCGGTTCACGATCGTCATCGTCACGCACAACATGCAGCAGGCGGCCCGCGTCTCGGACCGCACCGCGTTCTTCAACCTGGCGGCCGTCGGCAAGCCCGGCAAGCTCATCGAGATCGACGAGACGGAACGCATCTTCTCCAACCCGTCGGTCCAGGCCACCGAGGACTACATCTCCGGCCGCTTCGGCTGA
- a CDS encoding C40 family peptidase has translation MRRFWVAMGVGVGGALCFVALLVVGTYSAAAGLVGGAGGGAVALAKGAVPAKYQGLVQKWGNLCSAINPALLAAQLYQESGWNPRAESSAAAQGIAQFIPGTWAGHGIDGDGDGDRDVWDPADAIPSAASYDCELAGYVKKVPGDPTDNMLAAYNAGAYRVIKSGGVPDIAETRNYVKIIRSLEKSFARPVGRVQPSQQAAGAIYFAQKKLGTKYLWGGNGTPEQGGRFDCSGLTQAAYRTVDIELPRVANDQYNAGPHPSRDELLPGDLVFFSDDLTNSRAIHHVGLYVGGGYMINAPYTGAVIRFDKIDSPDYFGATRVTKDGAAALPTARPAA, from the coding sequence CCGCGGCTGCCGGGCTCGTCGGGGGCGCCGGTGGGGGGGCCGTCGCGTTGGCCAAGGGAGCGGTGCCGGCCAAGTATCAGGGGCTGGTGCAGAAGTGGGGGAACCTGTGCTCAGCGATCAACCCGGCCCTGCTCGCCGCGCAGCTCTACCAGGAGAGCGGGTGGAACCCCCGCGCCGAGAGCTCCGCCGCCGCGCAGGGCATCGCGCAGTTCATCCCCGGGACCTGGGCGGGGCACGGGATCGACGGGGACGGGGACGGGGACCGGGACGTGTGGGACCCGGCCGACGCGATCCCCTCCGCCGCTTCGTACGACTGCGAGCTCGCCGGGTACGTGAAGAAGGTCCCCGGTGACCCCACCGACAACATGCTCGCGGCCTACAACGCGGGGGCGTACCGCGTGATCAAGTCGGGCGGCGTGCCCGACATCGCCGAGACCAGGAACTACGTCAAGATCATCCGCTCACTGGAGAAGAGCTTCGCCCGGCCTGTGGGCCGTGTGCAGCCGTCCCAGCAGGCGGCCGGGGCCATCTACTTCGCGCAGAAGAAGCTCGGCACGAAGTACCTGTGGGGCGGCAACGGTACGCCCGAGCAGGGCGGGCGGTTCGACTGTTCCGGGCTGACCCAGGCCGCGTACCGGACCGTCGACATCGAGCTGCCCCGCGTCGCGAACGACCAGTACAACGCCGGGCCGCATCCCTCGCGGGATGAACTGCTCCCCGGTGATCTGGTGTTCTTCTCCGACGATCTGACCAATTCCCGTGCCATTCATCACGTCGGCCTGTACGTCGGGGGCGGGTACATGATCAATGCTCCGTACACTGGTGCGGTCATCCGGTTCGACAAGATCGACTCGCCCGATTACTTCGGTGCCACACGCGTGACCAAGGATGGGGCGGCGGCGCTGCCGACCGCGCGGCCGGCCGCCTGA
- a CDS encoding inorganic phosphate transporter: MDTFVLIVTIGVALGFTYTNGFHDSANAIATSVSTRALTPRAALAMAAVMNLAGAFLGSGVAKTVSEGLIATPEGNKGMGILFAALVGAVIWNLVTWYFGLPSSSSHALFGGMVGAALAGGTMVHWDGVLDKIVIPMFLSPVIGLVVGYLVMVAIMWMFRKANPHKAKRGFRIAQTVSAAGMALGHGLQDAQKTMGIVVMALVIADVESPSDPIPVWVKLVCALMLSLGTYAGGWRIMRTLGRKIIELDPPQGFAAETTGASIMFGSAFLFHAPISTTHVITSAIMGVGATKRVNAVRWGVAKNIILGWFITMPAAALVAAASYGVVYLMFG, encoded by the coding sequence GTGGACACCTTCGTACTGATCGTGACCATCGGCGTCGCGCTCGGCTTCACCTACACCAACGGCTTCCACGACTCGGCGAACGCGATCGCCACGTCGGTCTCGACCCGTGCGCTGACGCCGCGTGCGGCGCTGGCGATGGCGGCCGTGATGAACCTCGCGGGCGCGTTCCTCGGCAGCGGGGTCGCCAAGACCGTCAGTGAGGGCCTGATCGCGACGCCCGAGGGCAACAAGGGGATGGGCATCCTCTTCGCCGCGCTCGTCGGTGCCGTCATCTGGAACCTGGTCACCTGGTACTTCGGCCTGCCCTCGTCGTCCTCGCACGCCCTGTTCGGCGGGATGGTCGGCGCGGCGCTGGCCGGCGGGACGATGGTGCACTGGGACGGGGTGCTCGACAAGATCGTCATTCCGATGTTCCTGTCGCCGGTGATCGGCCTGGTGGTCGGTTATCTGGTGATGGTCGCCATCATGTGGATGTTCCGGAAGGCCAACCCGCACAAGGCCAAGCGCGGTTTCCGCATCGCGCAGACGGTCTCGGCGGCGGGCATGGCGCTCGGTCACGGTCTCCAGGACGCGCAGAAGACGATGGGCATCGTGGTGATGGCCCTGGTCATCGCCGACGTCGAGTCCCCGAGCGATCCGATCCCGGTCTGGGTGAAGCTGGTCTGCGCGCTGATGCTGTCGCTCGGTACGTACGCGGGCGGCTGGCGCATCATGCGTACGCTCGGCCGGAAGATCATCGAGCTGGACCCGCCGCAGGGCTTCGCCGCCGAGACGACGGGTGCGTCGATCATGTTCGGTTCGGCCTTCCTCTTCCACGCGCCGATCTCGACCACCCATGTGATCACCTCGGCGATCATGGGTGTGGGCGCCACGAAACGGGTGAACGCGGTGCGGTGGGGTGTCGCGAAGAACATCATCCTCGGCTGGTTCATCACGATGCCGGCCGCGGCGCTGGTCGCCGCCGCGAGTTACGGGGTCGTCTACCTGATGTTCGGCTGA
- a CDS encoding DUF47 domain-containing protein gives MRFRLTPRETSFYDMFSASADNIVTGSKLLMELLGADSSSRAEIAERMRAAEHAGDDATHAIFHQLNSSFITPFDREDIYNLASSLDDIMDFMEEAVDLVVLYQIETLPKGVEQQIEVLARAAELTAEAMPGLRTMDNLTEYWIEVNRLENQADQIHRKLLAHLFNGKYDAIEVLKLKQIVDVLEEAADAFEHVANTVETIAVKES, from the coding sequence GTGCGCTTTCGTCTGACCCCCAGGGAGACGAGCTTCTACGACATGTTCTCCGCATCCGCGGACAACATCGTCACGGGCTCGAAACTCCTGATGGAACTGCTCGGGGCGGATTCGTCCTCCCGGGCCGAGATCGCGGAGCGCATGCGGGCAGCGGAGCACGCGGGGGACGATGCCACCCACGCGATCTTCCACCAGCTGAACTCCTCCTTCATTACGCCGTTCGACCGTGAGGACATTTACAACCTCGCGTCGTCGCTCGACGACATCATGGACTTCATGGAGGAGGCCGTCGATCTGGTCGTGCTGTATCAGATCGAGACGCTTCCCAAGGGTGTGGAGCAGCAGATCGAGGTGCTGGCGCGGGCGGCCGAACTGACCGCCGAGGCCATGCCGGGTCTGCGCACGATGGACAACCTCACCGAGTACTGGATCGAGGTCAACCGTCTGGAGAACCAGGCCGACCAGATCCACCGCAAGCTGCTCGCCCACCTCTTCAACGGCAAGTACGACGCCATAGAGGTGCTGAAGCTGAAGCAGATCGTGGACGTGCTGGAAGAGGCTGCCGACGCGTTCGAGCACGTCGCGAACACGGTGGAGACCATCGCGGTCAAGGAGTCCTGA